Within the Burkholderia ubonensis genome, the region AAAGGGACTGCGGGGACTGCGGAACTGCGGTCAAGCAACCAGCTACGTGCGGCACATCCGCGCATCGGTGGCGCCGCGCGCGCGCCCGGGCGCCGCGGATGCAGGCGCCGCGCCCGGGCGGGCGGGGGCCTGCGTGCTACCATTGTTCGGTCTTCAATCCCGTCCTTCGATGTTCCAGCAATGAATTCCGAGACCTTTTCGGCCGGGCCGAAATCGGCGCCAGCCCCCGCGACGTTGACGATTGCGTCGCGCGAGAGCCGCCTGGCGATGTGGCAAGCCGAACACGTGCGTGATGCGCTGCGCAAATTATATCCAGCTTGTGACGTGAAAATCCTCGGGATGACGACGCGCGGCGATCAGATTCTCGATCGCACGCTGTCGAAGGTCGGCGGCAAGGGCCTGTTCGTGAAAGAGCTGGAGAATGCGCTTGCCGACGGCCGTGCCGATCTCGCCGTGCATTCGCTGAAGGACGTGCCGATGGCGCTGCCCGACGGCTTCGCGCTGGCCGCGATCATGGCGCGCGAGGACGCGCGCGACGCGTTCGTGTCGAACGACTACGCATCGCTCGACGCGCTGCCGGCGGGCGCCGTCGTCGGCACGTCGAGCCTGCGCCGCGAAGCGATGCTGCGCGCCCGCTATCCGCATCTGAACGTGCTGCCGCTGCGCGGCAATCTCGACACGCGCCTCGCGAAGCTCGACCGCGGCGACTACGCGGCGATCATCCTCGCGGCCGCCGGCCTGAAGCGCCTCGGCCTCGAGGCGCGGATCCGCGCGCTGATCGACGTCGAAGACAGCCTGCCGGCCGCCGGCCAGGGTGCGCTCGGCATCGAGATCGCCGCGCACCGCAGCGACGTCGCGCAATGGCTCGCGCCGCTGCACGACCACGCGACCGCGCTGGCGGTCGAGGCCGAGCGGATGGTGTCGCGCGCGCTCGGCGGCAGCTGCGAGGTGCCGCTCGCCGCGCATGCGGTGTGGCGCGCGGGCGAGCTGTACCTGACGGGCCGCGTGTCGACGACCGACGGCAAGCGCGTGCTGAGCGCGCAAGCGTGCGGCGCGGTCATGACCGCCGCCGACGCGCTCGCGCTCGGCCGCGCGGTCGCCGACGCGCTCGAGGCGCAGGGCGCGCTCGACATCGTCCACGCGCTGCTCGCCGGCTCGCAGGCCGGCAAGGGCGACGCCTGATGGCGGGCGGCGCGCGCACGTTCACCGCCGTCCTGACGCGTCCGGACGGCCAGTCCGCCGGGCTCGCGGCGCAACTGGCCGACGCCGGTTGCGACGTCCTCGATTTCCCGCTGATCGACATCGCGCCGCTCGACGATCCGGCGCCGCTCGACGCCGCATTCGCGGCGCTGGCCGATTATGCGCTCGTGATCTTCGTGTCGCCGAACGCGATCGACCGCGCGCTCGCGCAGTACGGCGCGATCTGGCCGAACGCGCTGCCGGTCGGCGTGGTCGGGCCGGGCAGCGTCGCCGCGCTCGAGCGTCACGGCATCGCCGCGCCCGCGCACCGGGTGATCGCGCCGCAGGCGCCCGCCGACGGCGGCGCGCCGCATTACGATTCCGAAAGCCTGTTCGCGTGCATCGAAGCCGCGTTCGGCGGCGCGGCCGCGCTCGCCGGCCGGCGCGTGCTGATCGTGCGCGGCGACGGCGGCCGCGAATGGCTCGCCGATCGGCTGCGCGACGCCGGCGCGGACGTTCATCTCGTCGCCGCATACCGGCGCGTCGTGCCGGAGCCGCGCATCGGCGCGTGGGAGCGCGTGCACGCGCTGCTCGGCGGCGAGCCGCACGCGTGGCTCGTCACGAGCTCGGAGGGCGTGCGCAACCTGCACGAGCTCGCGCAGGCGCATCTCACCGAGGCCGAGATCGACGCGCTGAAGCACGCGCCGCTCGTGACGCCGCACCCGCGGATCGAGCAGACCGCGCGTGCATTGGGTTTTGATAGGATTACGCTGACCGGCGCGGGCGATGAGCGCATCGTCCGCGCGTTTCGATCGATGGCCGACGAGGCCGTCCAACCGGCGACAGCCGCACCGGTGACTAAACGCATGACAGATACCAACGATTCCAAAAGCGTCGCTTCCCAGCCGGCCGCTGCATCCGCCGCGCCGTCCAGTCCGCCTTACGTGTCGCCCGAGCCGCCCGCGCGCCGGGGCGGCAGCGCGTTCCTGTGGCTCGTGGTCGTCGTGCTCGGCTGCGCGGCGGGCGTCGGCGGCTATGCGCTGAACCGCAAGGTCGACCGGCTCGACACCACGCTGGCGGCGCGCCAGAAGACGCTCGACGCGCAGGCCGCCGAGACGCGCACGAAGACCGAGCAGGCGCTCGCGAGCGCGCACCAGGTCGATACGCAGCTCGCGCAGCTCGACGGCAAGCTCGCCGATGCGCAGAACGCGCAGCAGGCGCTGCAGCAGCAATACCAGGACCTCGCGCGCAACCGCGACGCGTGGATGTTCGAGGAAGTCGACCAGATGCTGTCGAGCGCGAGCCAGCAGCTGCAGCTGACGGGCAACACGCAGCTCGCGCTGATCGCGCTGCAGAACGCCGACGCGCGCCTCGCGAGCTCGCAGAGCGCGCAGGCCGTCACGGTGCGCAAGGCGCTCGCGCAGGACATCGAGAAGCTGAAGGCCGCGCCGTCGGCGGATCTCACGGGCCTCGCGATCAAGCTCGACGACGCGATCGCGAAGATCGACGCGCTGCCGCTCGCCGGCGAGGCGATCGTGCCGCATGCGGCGCCGAAGGCGGATACGGCGGCCGACGTCGCGAAGACGGCCGCCGCGACCGGCGAGCCGCGCTGGAAGGTCTGGTGGCACGGCTTCTCGGCCGGCATCGGCGAGCAGCTGAAAGGGCTCGTGCAGGTGCGCCGGATCGACAACGCCGACGCGATGCTTACGTCGCCCGACCAGGGCTACTTCGTGCGCGAGAACGTGAAGCTGCGCCTCTTGACCGCCCGGCTGTCGCTGCTCGCGCGCAACGATGCGGCGATGAAGGCCGACCTGCACGCGGCGCAGGCGTCGCTCGCGAAATACTTCGACCAGGCGGCGAAGGACACGCAGACCGTCGAGGATCTGCTCAAGCAGGTCGACGGCGCGTCGCTGGCGGTCGCGGTGCCGAACCTGAACACGAGCCTGAACGCCGTTCAGCAGTTCAAGAGCCGGGGGTAACGATGACGCTTCGAGGAATCGTTTGGCTCGCGGTCCTGTTCGCGATCGCCGCGGCGCTCGCCACCGTCGGCCGCTTCGATACCGGCCAGGTGCTGCTCGTCTATCCGCCGTACCGGGTCGACCTGTCGCTGAACCTGTTCGTGGTCGGCATCGTCGTGCTGTTCATCGTCGTGTACGCGCTGATGCGCATCGTGCGCAACATCTGGCGCATGCCGCAGCGGGTCGCCGCGTATCGTGCCCGTGCGCGCAACGAGAAGGCGCAGGCGTCGCTGCGCGACGCGATCGCGAACCTGTACGCGGGCCGCTTCTCGCGCGCCGAGAAGGCCGCGCGCGACGCGCTGTCGATCGACGCGAACCAGGGCGCGGCGAGCCTCGTCGCGGCCACCGCCGCGCACCGGATGCATGAATACGCGCGCCGCGACGACTGGCTGTCGAAGGTCGGCGCGCCGGAGTGGCAGGACGCGCGCCTGCTCGCCGCGGCCGACATGCGCGCCGACGCGCGCGACGCCGACGGCGCACTCGCCGCGCTCGCCGAGATGCAGGCGGGCGGCAAGCGCATCCACGCGCAGCAGGTCGCGCTGCGCGCGCAGCAGCAACTGAAGAACTGGGCCGAGGTGCTGAAGCTCGCGAAGGCGCTGGAGAAGCGCGAGGCGCTGCATCCGGCCGCGGCGGTGCGGCTGCGCCAGCAGGCGGCCGAGAACCTGCTGCGCGAGCGCCGTCACGATCCCGATGCGCTGCTCGAAGTGTGGCAGTCGCTGTCGACGGCGGAGCGGCAGTCGCCGCGTCTCGCCGATCTCGCGGCGGACCTGCTCGTGTCGCTCGAGCGCCGGCCGGAGGCGCGCCGCATCGTCGAGGACGCGCTCGCGCACAACTGGGATGCGCGCCTGCTGCGCCGCTACCCGGACACCGCCGGCGCGGACGCGCTGCCGCTGATCCAGAAGGCGGAAGGGTGGAAGAAGGATCATCCGGAAGACGCGGACCTGCTGTTCGCGCTCGGCCGCCTCTGCCAGCAGCAGCAGCTGTGGGGCAAGGCGCAGTCGTTCCTCGAATCGGCGCTCAAGCTTGCCGACAACGAGGCGCTCAGGGTGCGCGCGCATCGCGCGCTCGCGCGCCTGTTCGAGCATCTCGGCGAAACCGACAAGGCGGCGAAGCACTACCGCGAAAGCGCGCTCGCGATCACCGTGGTCTGACGCGCCGCCGCGCCGCGCGCACGAAAAACCCCGAACACCGGCAGGCGTTCGGGGTTTTTTCATGGGGGTGCGTCACTTGTCGACCAGCCGCTTCGGCACCGACAGCGCGAGCAGGCCGCCGAGCACCAGGAAGCCGGCGAGCATGTACATCCCCGAGTCGTTCGCGCCCGTCGCCTGCTTGAGCCAGCCCATCAGGTAAGGGCTCAGGAAGCCCGCGAGGTTGCCGATCGAGTTGATCATCGCGATGCCGGCCGCGGCCGCCGTGCCGCCGAGGAACGCGGTCGGCAGGCTCCAGAACAGCGGCAGCGTGGTCAGGATGCCCATCGTCGCGAGCGTGAGGCCGAGCATCGCCAGCGCGGTCTCGTGCGCCCAGACCACCGACAGCACGAGCCCGAGCGCGCCGAGCGCGGCGGGGATCGCGAGGTGCCAGCGGCGTTCGCGGTGCTTGTCCGCGCTGCGCGCGATCAGGATCATCGCGAGCACCGCGGCCGCATACGGCACCGCCGACAGCAGGCCGATCGCGAACGAATCGGTGACGCCGGTCGCCTTGATGATCGTCGGCAGCCAGAAGCCGACGCCGTAGAGCCCCATCACGAACGAGAAGTAGATCAGCGCCATCAGCCACACGCGCGGGCTCGACATCACGGCGCCGAGCGACGGGTCTTCCTTGCGCGCCTCCTCCGCGTCGATGTTGCGGGCGAGCAGCGCCTTTTCCTCGTCGGTCAGCCAGCGCGCCTTCGCGATCCGGTCGTCGAGCGCGAAGAACACCAGCACGCCGACCAGCACCGACGGCGTGCCTTCGAGCAGGAACAGCCACTGCCAGCCGTGCCAGCCGCTCAGACCGTCGAACGTCTTCAGGATGAAGCCCGAGATCGGCCCGCCGATCACGCCGGACAACGCGACTGCCGTCATGAAGAACGTCGTCATCCGGCCGCGCCGGTGCGCGGGATACCAGTAGGTCAGGTAGAGGATCACGCCGGGGAAGAAGCCCGCCTCGGCGACGCCGAGCAAAAAGCGCATCACGTAGAACATCGCCGGCGTCGTGACGAACATCGTCAGGATCGAGATCACGCCCCACGTCGCCATGATGCGCGCGATCCACACGCGCGCGCCGACCTTGTGCAGGATGAGGTTGCTCGGCACTTCGAACAGGAAATAGCCGAAGAAGAAGATCCCGGCGCCAAAGCCGTAGACGGTGTCGCTGAGGTTCAGGTCGCTCGCCATCTGCAGCTTCGCGAAGCCGACGTTGACGCGGTCGAGGTACGCGACCACGTAGCACAGCAGCAGGAGCGGCGTGAGCCGCCACGAGACCTTGCGGTAGGTCGCTTCCTCGAACGCGCCGGACGCGCCCGGCAGCGAATGCGTCGGTGATGCCATGGTGTCTCCTGTCTTCGTTTGTATGATGCGGGCCCGTGGGCCCGGTGCGGCTAGATGCAGCGCCCGCCGTCCACCTCCAGGCAGACGCCGGTGATGAATTCCGCTTCGTCCGACGCGAGGTAGAGCGCGGCGTTCGCGACGTCCTGCGGCGTCGAGAAGCGGCCGAGCGGAATCGTCGCGAGAAAGCGCTGGCGGTTTTCCGGGGTGTCCTCGCAGCCCATGAACTCGGTCATCAGGCCGGTCTCGCCGAGCACCGGGTTGATGCAGTTCACGCGGATGCGGTCCGCGCCGAGCTCGGCGGCGAGCGACTTGCTCGCGGTGATCATCGCGCCCTTCGTGCTGTTGTACCAGACGAGGCCGGGGCGCGGCCGCACGCCGGCCGTCGACGCGACGTTCACGAACACGCCGCCGCCTTGCTCGCGGAAATACGGCACGAAGGTCTGCACGCACCAGTAGAGGCTCTTCATGTTGACCGCGTAGACGCGGTCGAACTCCGCTTCGGTCACGTCGAGCACCGGCTTGTTGCGGTGCGTGGTGCCGGCGTTGTTGACGACGATCTGCACCGCGTGGAAGTCGTCGAGCGCGGCGGCGATCAGCGCCTGCCAGTCGTCGCGGCGCGACACGTCGCCCGCGACCGCGATCGCCTTGCCGCCCGCGAGCGCGATCTCGCTCGCGACGCGCTCGGCCGCCGCGCCGTTCAGGTCGTTGACGACGACGTTCGCGCCTTCGCGCGCGTACGTCTTCGCGATGCCTTCGCCGAAGCCCGAGCCGCCGCCCGTGACGATTGCCGTCTTGCCGCTCAACCGCATGGTGTGTCTCCTGATTGGATGGGTATGTGATGTGCTGCCGGGTTGCCGTTCACAGCAGCGTCGTGCGCCGTCCCGGCGCCGAACCTTCAGCCGTGCCGGAGCGCGATCGTCTTCAGCACGGTGAAGCCGTACAGCGCCTCGAAGCCCTTCTCGCGGCCGTGGCCCGAATGGCCGACGCCGCCGAACGGCAGCTCGACGCCGCCGCCCGCGCCGTAGTTGTTGACGAACACCTGGCCCGCGCGGATGCGCCGCGCGACGCGCAGCTGGCGCGCGCCGTCGCGCGTCCAGACGCCCGCGACGAGGCCGTACGGCGTGCCGTTCGCGAGCGCGACCGCTTCGTCCTCGTCGGCAAAGCGCATCGCCGCGAGCACCGGGCCGAACACTTCCTCCTGCGCGAGCCGGTGCGTGGACGGCACGTCGCGCAGCAGCGCGGGCGCCTGGTAGAAGCCGCTTTCGGGCGCGTCCGGCACCACCTGGCCGTGCGCGGCCATCGGAATGCCGTCGTGCTGCGCGTCGGACAGGAAATCCCACACGCGCTGCTGCTGCTTCGCGTTGATCAGCGGGCCGCAGTCGAGATCAGCGCGGCTCGGGCCGACCCTGAGGCCGTTGAACGCGGTCGCGAGCCGCTCGACGAGCGGCTCGTAGACGGCTCGATCGATCAGCACGCGGCTGCCCGCCGAGCAGGTCTGGCCGCCGTTCTGCACGATCGCGTTGACGAGCACCGGCAGCGCCGCGTCGAGGTCGGCGTCCGCGAACACGAGCTGCGGCGACTTGCCGCCGAGTTCGAGCGTGACGGGCACGTGATTTTCCGCGGCCATCTGTGCGACGAGCTTGCCGGTCGCGGGCGAGCCGGTAAACGAGATGTGGTCGATGCCCGGATGGCGCGCGAGCGCCGCGCCGGCCTCGTGGCCGTAGCCGGTGACGACGTTCAGCGCGCCGGCCGGCAGCCCGGCTTCGGCGGCCAGCTCGGCGACGCGCAGCACCGACAGGCACGCGTCCTCGGCCGGCTTGACGACGCACGCGTTGCCGGCCGCGAGCGCCGCGCCGACGCTGCGCCCGAAGATCTGCATCGGGTAGTTCCATGGGACGATGTGGCCGGTGACGCCGTGCGGCTCGCGCACGGTGAGCACCAGGTAGCCGGCCTGGTAGGGGAGGGTCTCGCCGTGCAGCTTGTCGGCGGCGCCCGCGTAGAACTCGCAGTAGCGCGCGAGCGCGGCCGCGTCGGCGTGCGCCTGCCTGAGCGGCTTGCCGGTGTCGCGCGCCTCGAGCGCGGCGAGCTCGTCGTGATGGGCGGTGACGAGCATCGACAGCCGGAACAGCACGCGGCCGCGTTCGGCGGCGCTGGCCGCGCCCCACGCGCCCGCGAACGCGTCGCGGGCCGCCGCGACCGCGCGGTCGACGTCGGCGGCGGTGCCGCGCGCGATCGACGCGAACGGCTGGCCGTCGGACGGATCGAGGACGGGAATCGATTCCGGTTGCGCGGGCGATGCCCATTCGCCCGCGATGAAGTGCCTTGCCTCTTCCATGCTTGCTCCGATTCCATGCAGCGCTGCATATTGTTCGATGGCCGGACGATCAGCGCGATTATCGCGCCGTTCGTCATCCGGACGCCACCGGTCGATTGGCTATAATGGCGCATTCTTTCCGGACATGCCGGCGGCGCGTGCCTCGACCGCGGCGTGCCCTGTCCCGAATTCCCTTCGACCAACAGAGAACGCACATGAGCTTCAACCATGTTCCGGCCGGCAAGGACCTGCCGCAAGATTTCAACGTCATCATCGAGATTCCCGCGCAAAGCGATCCGGTGAAGTACGAAGCGGACAAGGAGCTCGGCCTCCTCGTCGTCGACCGCTTCATCGGCACGGGCATGCGCTACCCGGTGAACTACGGCTACATCCCGCAGACGCTGTCGGGCGACGGCGATCCGGTCGACGTGCTGGTGATCACGCCGTTCCCGCTGCTGGCCGGCTCGATCGTGCGTTCGCGCGCGCTCGGCATGCTGCAGATGACCGACGAGTCGGGCGTCGACGCGAAGCTCGTCGCGGTCCCGCACGACAAGGTCTGCCCGATGACGGCGAACCTGAAGTCGATCGATGACGTGCCCGAATACCTGAAGGACCAGATCAAGCACTTCTTCGAGCAGTACAAGGCGCTCGAGAAGGGCAAGTGGGTGAAGGTCGAAGGCTGGGCGGGCATCGACGCCGCGCACAAGGAAATCACCGACGGCGCCGCGAACTACAAGAAGTAAGCGGCGTGCCGGCCGCGACGGCCGGTCCGTTCGATGCGAAGAAACCGCGCGAGCCTCGTTACGAGGCCGCGCGGTTTTGTTTTGCGCGGGCGATTTTCTTCGGCGCGGAGGCGGGCGCGGGCGTACGGCGGCCCGCGGGCCGGGCCTTCGCGGCCGGGCGCGTGCGTGCCTTCGGCGTCGTCTTTGCGGCCGGGCCCGTGCGAGCCGGCGATGCCTCGGCTGACGCGCGTCCACGTTTCGGCGCGTCGCCGTTCGGGGCGGCCGTATCGACTGCGACGGCGGCGTCCGCTGCCGTCACGTCGCCCTTCGGCGCGCGCTTGCGCGATGCGCGGGCCGGCGCGGCCTTTGCTCCGCCATCGTCATCGGCGTCGTCCGCGGCCGCTGCTGCCGCCGGCAACACCGATTCGAGCGTCCTGATGCCCGCCGCCAGCTCGCGCTTCTGCGCGGCCGTCAGCCGTTTGACCCGGTATTCCGCGCGCAACGCGCTCGACCGGTCGGCGAGCGGGAACGACGCGAGCACCGCGCGCGGCTTGCGCGAGCGCGTATAGCGCGCGCCCTTGCCGGCCGCGTGCTCGTCGAAGCGCGCCGCGACGTCGGTCGTGATGCCGGTGTACACGCTGCCGTCGGCGCATTCGATCAGATACAGGAACCAGGACATGACAGGGCGGCGGAATGTGGCGAAATTCGGCGAAGCCGCCAGTGTCTCAGAAAATGCGTGCGCCGCACGCGCTAATCCGCGCCGCGCTTGAACGGGTTGTGGTCGTGCAGTTCGTCGACGTACGCGTGGATGTGGTTCGTCTCGCGCTCGAGGAAGCGCGACACCGCGTCCGAGAACGCCGGATGCGCGAGCCAGTGCGCGGAATGCGTGACGGTCGGCAGGAAGCCGCGCGCGAGCTTGTGCTCGCCCTGCGCGCCGCCTTCGAACGTATCGAGCCCGGCCTCGATGCAGAACTCGAGCAGCTGGTAGTACGCAGTCTCGAAATGCAGGCAGGGCACGTGCTCGACCGCGCCCCAGTAGCGGCCGTACAGCGTGCCGCCGCCGCCGGCGTCACGCTGGTAGACGGCGAGCGCGCTCGCGATCGGCTTGCCGTCGGCTTCGGCGATCACGAGCAGCAGGTTGTCCGGCATCGTCTGGCCGATCGTGCGGAAGAACTCGAGGTTCAGGTACGGGCTCGAATAGTGGTCGCGATAGGTCTGCCGGTAGCAGCGCGAGAAGAAGCGCCAGTCGGCGTCGCGGATCGCGTCGCCCGTCAGGCGCCGGAACGTCACGCCCGCGTCGTGCACCTTGCGCCGCTCGGCGCGGATGTTCTTGCGCTTCTTCTGCTCGAGCGTGCCGAGGAAATCGTCGAAGTGGCGATAGCCGTCGTTGATCCAGTGGAACTGCACGCCCTGGCGCAGCATCATCCCCATCGAGTCGAACAGCTGCGCTTCGGCTTCGGTCGGGAACAGCACGTGCAGCGACGACACGTCGCTCTGCTCGGCGAGCGCGAGCAGCGTGGCCGCGAGGCGGCGGCGCGCGTCGTCGTCGGCCGCGAGCACGCGCGTGCCCTGCACGGGCGTGAACGGCACCGCGCACAGCAGCTTCGGGTAATACGGCACGCCGTTGCGCTGGTACGCGTCCGCCCACGCCCAGTCGAACACGTATTCGCCGTACGAATGGGTCTTCAGGTAGACGGGCGCGGCGGCCGCGAGCCGGCCGGTGCGCTCGTCGGTCAGCGTGACGAAGCGCGGCGACCAGCCGGTCGCGTCCACCGCGCAGCGCGCGACGTGCAGCGCGTCGAGGAATTCGTGGCGCAGGAACGGCGTCGGGCGCGCGTCGCGGGCGACGAGCGCGTTCCATTCGGCGGCCGGCACTTCGGCCGGGGACGACAGGATGCCCGTGCGATAATCGATGCGTTCGTGTTTCAACCGTGTCAACCGTTTGAATGCGTACCGTTGGATGTCGCCGGGGGCGCGCCGCCTGCCGCGGCACATCCCCGGGACGATTTCGTCAGCCGTTCATGGCGCGCCGCCGGGCAGCGCCGATCCCGTCATGAAGACCCGTATCGCTCTCGCTCAAATCAACGTCACCGTCGGCGATTTCGCCGGCAACGTCGCGCGGATCGTCGCGGCCGCGCGCGCCGCGCACAACGATGGTGCGCAGCTGATGATCGCGCCCGAACTCGCGCTGTCCGGCTATCCGCCGGAGGACCTGCTGCTGCGGCCCGCGTTCTACGCGGCGTCGGCGGCGGCGCTCGACACGCTCGCGGCCGAGCTGAAGGCGTTCGACGGGCTCGCGGTGCTGGTCGGCCATCCGCTGCGGGTGCCAGGCGTCGATGGTAATGCAAACCGCCCGATCGAGCGCGGCGTGCCGCCGTCGGACACCTACAACGCGGCGTCGCTGATCGTCGGCGGCGAGATCGTCGGCACCTACCGCAAGCAGGACCTGCCGAACGCCGAGGTGTTCGACGAGAAGCGCTACTTCGCGACCGACGCCGAGCCGCTCGTGTTCGACCTGAACGGCGTGAAGTTCGGCGTGATCGTCTGCGAGGACGCATGGCACGCGTCGGCCGCGCAGATCGCGAAGGCGGCCGGCGCGCAGGTGCTGCTGATCCCGAACGGCTCCCCGTATCACATGAACAAGGAAGCGGTGCGCATGGACATTCTGCGCGCGCGGATCCGCGAGACCGGGCTGCCGATGGCGTACGTGAACCTCGTCGGCGCGCAGGACGAGCTCGTGTTCGACGGCGGCTCGTTCGTGCTCGACGCGGCGGGCGCGCTGGTCGCGAAGATGCCGCAGTTCGAGGAGGGGCACGCGATCGTCGAATTCGACGGCGCGCGGCCGCTGCCCGGCGCGATCGCGCCGGAGCTGTCGCTGGAAGCGCAGGTGTACCGCGCGCTCGTGCTGGGCGTGCGCGACTACATCGGCAAGAACGGCTTCCCGGGCGCGCTCGTCGGCCTGTCGGGCGGCGTCGATTCGGCGCTGGTGCTCGCGATCGCATGCGACGCGCTCGGGCCCGAGCGGGTGCGCGCGGTGATGATGCCGTCGCGCTACACCGCCGACATCTCGACGACCGACGCGGCCGACATGGCGCGGCGCGTCGGCGTGCGCTACGACGAGATCGCGATCGCGCCGATGTTCGATGCGTTCCGCGCGTCGCTCGCGGGCGAATTCGCGGGCCGCGCGGAGGACGCGACCGAGGAGAACATCCAGGCGCGCATCCGCGGCACGCTGCTGATGGCGCTGTCGAACAAGTTCGGCTCGATCGTGCTGACGACCGGCAACAAGAGCGAGATGGCGGTCGGCTACTGCACGCTGTACGGCGACATGGCGGGCGGCTTCGCGGTGATCAAGGACATCGCGAAGACGCTCGTCTACCGGCTCTGCCATTACCGCAACGCGGCGGCCGAATACGCGACGCGCGACATCATTCCGGAGCGGATCCTGACGCGCGCGCCGTCCGCGGAGCTGCGCGAGAACCAGACCGACCAGGACAGCCTGCCGCCGTACGACGTGCTCGACGCGATCATGCGGATGTACATGGAGGAAGACCGCCCGCTCGCCGAGATCGTCGCGGCGGGCTATGCCGAGGCGGACGTGCAGCGCGTCACGCGGCTCATCAAGATCAACGAATACAAGCGGCGCCAGGCGCCGATCGGCATCCGCGTCACGCATCGCGCGTTCGGCCGCGACTGGCGCTACCCGATCACGTCGCGCTTCGCCGAGCGCCTCGATTGAGCCGCGCGCGGCGTAGAATCGGGCTCACGTCTTTTCATCCAAACGAGCATCGAGGAACAACCATCATGAAACGCATCACCGCCATCATCAAGCCGTTCAAGCTGGACGAAGTCCGCGAGGCGCTCGCCGAAGTCGGCCTGACGGGCCTGACCGTGACCGAGGTGAAGGGCTTCGGCCGCCAGAAGGGGCACACCGAGCTGTACCGCGGCGCCGAGTACGTGGTCGACTTCCTGCCGAAGATGAAGATCGAGGTGGTCGTCGCGGAAGCGCAGGTCGACCAGGTGATCGACGCGGTGATCGGCGCCGCGCGCACCGGCAAGATCGGCGACGGCAAGATCTTCGTGTCGGACGTCGAGCGCGTGATCCGCATCCGCACCGGCGAGGAGAACGAAGCGGCCGTCTGACGCCGCCGGCGTCAATTGCCCGCCCAATAAAAAACGGTGCGATACCCTGTCGGGTACCGCACCGATACGCGCCTCTCGCAGCAGCGTGGAAAACGTCGTCGAATCGATTCCTTGAGTCGTGCCCTGATCAGAACAGGTGCTGGATGCCGGCGTAGAAGCCGGTCTGGCTGCCGCCCAGTTTCGGGTTGCCGGTCGACACGTCGGTGCCTGCGTTGTTCGCATTCAGGCCGAAGTTCGCGGTCTTGCTGTTGCGGGCCGTCGCGACCTGGAAGTCGAGCAGCGTGCGCTTCGACAGGTTGTACGTGCCGCCGAGCGTGTAGATGTTCGCGTTGCCGCCGCCGTGGTTCGTGTTCACGTGATACACGGCCGCGATCAGCGCGGCAGCCGGCGTGGCTTGCCACGTCACGCCGCCCCAGACCTGGTCGGTCGCCGTCACGCCGACATTGCCGGTCGGCGTGCCCGCGCTGTCGGCGCGCGACGCCTGATAGGCCGCCTGCAGCTTGAACGGGCCGAGGAACACGTTCG harbors:
- a CDS encoding aldehyde dehydrogenase family protein, translated to MEEARHFIAGEWASPAQPESIPVLDPSDGQPFASIARGTAADVDRAVAAARDAFAGAWGAASAAERGRVLFRLSMLVTAHHDELAALEARDTGKPLRQAHADAAALARYCEFYAGAADKLHGETLPYQAGYLVLTVREPHGVTGHIVPWNYPMQIFGRSVGAALAAGNACVVKPAEDACLSVLRVAELAAEAGLPAGALNVVTGYGHEAGAALARHPGIDHISFTGSPATGKLVAQMAAENHVPVTLELGGKSPQLVFADADLDAALPVLVNAIVQNGGQTCSAGSRVLIDRAVYEPLVERLATAFNGLRVGPSRADLDCGPLINAKQQQRVWDFLSDAQHDGIPMAAHGQVVPDAPESGFYQAPALLRDVPSTHRLAQEEVFGPVLAAMRFADEDEAVALANGTPYGLVAGVWTRDGARQLRVARRIRAGQVFVNNYGAGGGVELPFGGVGHSGHGREKGFEALYGFTVLKTIALRHG
- the ppa gene encoding inorganic diphosphatase is translated as MSFNHVPAGKDLPQDFNVIIEIPAQSDPVKYEADKELGLLVVDRFIGTGMRYPVNYGYIPQTLSGDGDPVDVLVITPFPLLAGSIVRSRALGMLQMTDESGVDAKLVAVPHDKVCPMTANLKSIDDVPEYLKDQIKHFFEQYKALEKGKWVKVEGWAGIDAAHKEITDGAANYKK
- a CDS encoding GIY-YIG nuclease family protein, which encodes MSWFLYLIECADGSVYTGITTDVAARFDEHAAGKGARYTRSRKPRAVLASFPLADRSSALRAEYRVKRLTAAQKRELAAGIRTLESVLPAAAAAADDADDDGGAKAAPARASRKRAPKGDVTAADAAVAVDTAAPNGDAPKRGRASAEASPARTGPAAKTTPKARTRPAAKARPAGRRTPAPASAPKKIARAKQNRAAS
- a CDS encoding GNAT family N-acetyltransferase, producing the protein MKHERIDYRTGILSSPAEVPAAEWNALVARDARPTPFLRHEFLDALHVARCAVDATGWSPRFVTLTDERTGRLAAAAPVYLKTHSYGEYVFDWAWADAYQRNGVPYYPKLLCAVPFTPVQGTRVLAADDDARRRLAATLLALAEQSDVSSLHVLFPTEAEAQLFDSMGMMLRQGVQFHWINDGYRHFDDFLGTLEQKKRKNIRAERRKVHDAGVTFRRLTGDAIRDADWRFFSRCYRQTYRDHYSSPYLNLEFFRTIGQTMPDNLLLVIAEADGKPIASALAVYQRDAGGGGTLYGRYWGAVEHVPCLHFETAYYQLLEFCIEAGLDTFEGGAQGEHKLARGFLPTVTHSAHWLAHPAFSDAVSRFLERETNHIHAYVDELHDHNPFKRGAD
- a CDS encoding NAD+ synthase, yielding MKTRIALAQINVTVGDFAGNVARIVAAARAAHNDGAQLMIAPELALSGYPPEDLLLRPAFYAASAAALDTLAAELKAFDGLAVLVGHPLRVPGVDGNANRPIERGVPPSDTYNAASLIVGGEIVGTYRKQDLPNAEVFDEKRYFATDAEPLVFDLNGVKFGVIVCEDAWHASAAQIAKAAGAQVLLIPNGSPYHMNKEAVRMDILRARIRETGLPMAYVNLVGAQDELVFDGGSFVLDAAGALVAKMPQFEEGHAIVEFDGARPLPGAIAPELSLEAQVYRALVLGVRDYIGKNGFPGALVGLSGGVDSALVLAIACDALGPERVRAVMMPSRYTADISTTDAADMARRVGVRYDEIAIAPMFDAFRASLAGEFAGRAEDATEENIQARIRGTLLMALSNKFGSIVLTTGNKSEMAVGYCTLYGDMAGGFAVIKDIAKTLVYRLCHYRNAAAEYATRDIIPERILTRAPSAELRENQTDQDSLPPYDVLDAIMRMYMEEDRPLAEIVAAGYAEADVQRVTRLIKINEYKRRQAPIGIRVTHRAFGRDWRYPITSRFAERLD
- a CDS encoding P-II family nitrogen regulator translates to MKRITAIIKPFKLDEVREALAEVGLTGLTVTEVKGFGRQKGHTELYRGAEYVVDFLPKMKIEVVVAEAQVDQVIDAVIGAARTGKIGDGKIFVSDVERVIRIRTGEENEAAV